A window from Drosophila kikkawai strain 14028-0561.14 chromosome 2L, DkikHiC1v2, whole genome shotgun sequence encodes these proteins:
- the LOC108080707 gene encoding GTP-binding protein Di-Ras2: MADLERIRLVLLGGAGVGKSSIVKRFLFKSYTDKYRATVEDLYNREYDLGGVTLKVDILDTSGDMQFPAMRRLSIATAHAFMLVYAATSAPSFQCVKQCFEEIREQRGDFQDIPIVIAGNKADLASTHREVKLEEVTDWVFCELPRLRAKVLECSAKEDSNVTDLFKSLLSLSRFLPASSSGSGGSGAGGEAAPSGFKRRSSAYVSASSSRNKNRMNSPALSGAGGSGDKKCSGLVDAVDVASTSAEAKLKPRSRSLIRRASRKTKQQINNASDDCNVQ, translated from the exons ATGGCGGACCTGGAGCGCATACGCCTCGTCCTCCTGGGCGGCGCCGGCGTCGGCAAGAGCTCCATTGTAAAGCGCTTCCTGTTCAAGTCCTACACAGACAAGTACCGCGCCACCGTCGAGGACCTCTACAATCGCGAGTACGACCTGGGCGGCGTCACGCTAAAG GTGGACATTCTGGACACGTCCGGTGACATGCAATTCCCTGCCATGCGACGCCTGTCCATTGCCACGGCGCACGCGTTCATGCTCGTGTACGCGGCCACATCGGCGCCCAGCTTTCAGTGTGTGAAGCAGTGCTTCGAGGAGATCCGGGAGCAGCGCGGCGACTTTCAG GACATTCCCATTGTGATCGCCGGGAACAAGGCCGACCTGGCCAGCACCCACAGAGAGGTCAAGCTGGAGGAGGTTACCGATTGGGTGTTCTGCGAGCTGCCCCGCTTACG AGCCAAGGTACTGGAGTGCTCGGCGAAGGAGGACAGCAATGTGACCGACCTGTTCAAGTCCCTGCTATCCCTGTCCCGCTTCCTGCCTGCCAGCAGTAGCGGGAGCGGGGGCAGCGGGGCCGGCGGAGAGGCGGCGCCCAGCGGCTTCAAGAGGCGCTCATCGGCCTACGTCAGCGCATCGTCCAGTCGAA ATAAAAATCGAATGAACAGCCCGGCTCTCAGCGGCGCCGGCGGCAGTGGTGACAAGAAGTGTTCCGGCCTGGTGGACGCCGTCGATGTGGCCAGCACCAGTGCGGAGGCCAAGCTGAAGCCGCGTTCCAG ATCGCTCATCCGCCGCGCCTCCCGCAAGACCAAACAGCAAATTAACAACGCATCCGACGACTGCAACGTGCAGTAA